Proteins from a genomic interval of Procambarus clarkii isolate CNS0578487 chromosome 45, FALCON_Pclarkii_2.0, whole genome shotgun sequence:
- the LOC123770186 gene encoding uncharacterized protein — translation MSDSDERDYGRGYNSDKRSSSSSSSNNRNAYGYGGGGYESSDSNKDDKYNSGYHDGGSWGKDDDDEDDDRGRGGYEFTYSDQGHPDSPGSDRGVFASCRRSKSVSSHSSKRSIGEIGGFEVSYHREEKSSDWSPKRCRKSRDSSSRSSSQESDRYRFRFGENDSDDEKRRKRKHAAAAASYLEEESGRTGHNDLPCCCVVL, via the coding sequence ATGAGTGACAGTGACGAGCGGGACTACGGTCGAGGCTACAACAGCGACAagcgtagcagcagtagcagcagcagtaataaCAGAAACGCTTATGGCTACGGCGGAGGCGGCTACGAGAGCTCGGACAGCAACAAAGATGACAAGTACAACAGCGGCTACCACGATGGCGGATCATGGGGCAAGGATGACGACGACGAGGACGACGACCGTGGTCGTGGTGGGTACGAGTTCACCTACAGCGACCAAGGTCACCCGGACAGCCCCGGCAGTGACCGGGGAGTCTTCGCCAGCTGCAGACGGAGCAAAAGTGTCAGTAGCCACAGTAGCAAAAGGAGTATCGGAGAAATAGGAGGGTTCGAAGTCTCGTATCACAGGGAAGAGAAGAGCAGCGACTGGAGCCCGAAGAGATGTAGGAAGTCCCGAGACAGTAGCAGCCGGAGCAGCAGCCAAGAGAGCGACAGATATCGCTTCAGGTTCGGTGAGAACGACAGCGACGACGAGAAGCGTAGGAAGCGGAAGCACGCGGCGGCGGCGGCCTCCTACTTGGAGGAGGAGTCCGGTAGAACTGGACACAACGACTTGCCCTGCTGTTGTGTCGTGTTGTGA